One window from the genome of Gemmatimonadaceae bacterium encodes:
- a CDS encoding DUF4242 domain-containing protein, protein MPQYVIERNIPGAGKLTPAELKAISQKSCGVLDQLGTKIQWVHSYVTADQILCIYRAPNEQMVREHARLGGFPADKVSEIKTIINPTTAE, encoded by the coding sequence ATGCCGCAGTATGTGATCGAGCGCAACATCCCCGGTGCCGGCAAGCTCACGCCCGCCGAACTCAAGGCCATCTCGCAGAAGTCGTGCGGCGTGCTGGACCAGCTCGGTACCAAGATCCAGTGGGTGCACAGCTACGTCACCGCGGACCAGATCCTCTGCATCTACCGCGCGCCCAACGAGCAGATGGTGCGGGAGCATGCCCGCCTCGGGGGGTTCCCCGCCGACAAGGTGTCGGAGATCAAGACGATCATCAATCCGACCACAGCGGAGTAG